The following proteins come from a genomic window of Actinomarinicola tropica:
- a CDS encoding phosphoribosylaminoimidazolesuccinocarboxamide synthase, whose amino-acid sequence MSEPSVDLPLVHRGKVRDVYDAGDGRLLLVASDRISAFDVVMAEPIPDKGRVLTGISSFWSAELADVAPSHVLSTAVADFPDGAGDPGLAGRAVLCRRAEMLPIECIVRGHLSGSAWKEYRTSGTVHGMPMPSGLQESERLAEPLFTPSIKAEVGDHDENISYDRAVEIVGRDVAERARAISLALYDRGAALAAERGIVVADTKFELGFVDGELVVADEVLTPDSSRFWPADGWEPGGTPPSFDKQPLRDWLDGLDWDKSPPPPSLPPDVVEATRARYVEAFERLTGRSVDDWVASTRER is encoded by the coding sequence GTGAGCGAGCCGAGCGTCGATCTGCCCCTCGTCCACCGGGGCAAGGTGCGCGACGTCTATGACGCCGGCGACGGGCGCTTGCTGCTCGTGGCCTCGGACCGCATCTCGGCGTTCGACGTGGTGATGGCCGAGCCCATCCCGGACAAGGGCCGGGTGCTCACCGGCATCTCGTCGTTCTGGTCGGCGGAGCTTGCCGACGTCGCACCGAGCCACGTGCTCAGCACTGCCGTCGCCGACTTCCCCGACGGCGCCGGCGATCCGGGGCTCGCCGGCCGCGCGGTCCTCTGCCGCCGGGCCGAGATGCTGCCCATCGAGTGCATCGTGCGCGGCCACCTCAGCGGCAGCGCGTGGAAGGAGTACCGCACGTCGGGCACGGTCCACGGCATGCCGATGCCCTCCGGCCTGCAGGAGTCCGAGCGCCTGGCCGAGCCGCTGTTCACGCCCTCGATCAAGGCCGAGGTCGGAGATCACGACGAGAACATCTCCTACGACCGGGCGGTCGAGATCGTCGGTCGCGACGTCGCCGAGCGGGCGCGCGCGATCTCGCTCGCCCTGTACGACCGGGGCGCCGCGCTCGCGGCCGAGCGGGGGATCGTCGTCGCCGACACCAAGTTCGAGCTCGGCTTCGTCGACGGCGAGCTGGTGGTGGCCGACGAGGTGCTCACCCCGGACTCGTCCCGCTTCTGGCCCGCGGACGGCTGGGAGCCGGGCGGGACGCCGCCGTCGTTCGACAAGCAGCCGTTGCGGGACTGGCTCGACGGGCTCGACTGGGACAAGTCGCCGCCGCCGCCATCGCTGCCCCCCGACGTCGTCGAGGCGACCCGGGCCCGCTACGTCGAGGCGTTCGAGCGGCTGACGGGTCGTTCGGTCGACGACTGGGTCGCGAGCACGAGAGAGCGGTGA
- the purS gene encoding phosphoribosylformylglycinamidine synthase subunit PurS, protein MIFEVHIEVRHRAGVADPEGATIERSLPALGFDGVRDVHVGKSIRFTLEATDEASARSEVEDMCARFLSNPVIEDVEIHLREGAAA, encoded by the coding sequence ATGATCTTCGAGGTGCACATCGAGGTGCGGCACCGGGCCGGGGTCGCCGACCCCGAGGGCGCCACCATCGAACGGTCCCTTCCGGCGCTCGGGTTCGACGGGGTGCGCGACGTCCACGTCGGCAAGAGCATCCGCTTCACCCTGGAGGCCACCGACGAGGCGTCGGCCCGCTCCGAGGTCGAGGACATGTGCGCCCGGTTCCTGTCGAACCCGGTCATCGAGGACGTCGAGATCCACCTGCGGGAGGGCGCGGCAGCATGA
- a CDS encoding 2-phosphosulfolactate phosphatase has product MTVSSADGGGRDPGWFEQRAWRWRFEWGPNGLRRLAPVVDVVVVVDVLRFTTAVDVAVARGAEVFPYRWKDGSEHEFAAARGAVVASNRMGPTGEAPWSLSPASLASIPSGTRLVLPSPNGSALCVGAVEAGARAVFAGCLRNASAVARAASDAAGPCGTIAVIAAGERWNGATGPLRPALEDQLGAGAILAAVDDAASLSPEACAARAAFLDARPHLAEVVASCSSGIELAERGQSVDLDWAADHDASACAPVLDGERLVDAR; this is encoded by the coding sequence GTGACGGTGTCGTCGGCGGACGGCGGCGGTCGAGACCCTGGCTGGTTCGAGCAGCGGGCGTGGCGCTGGCGGTTCGAGTGGGGGCCGAACGGGCTGCGCCGGCTGGCGCCGGTCGTGGACGTCGTCGTCGTGGTCGACGTGCTGCGCTTCACCACCGCGGTCGACGTGGCGGTGGCGCGCGGGGCCGAGGTGTTCCCGTACCGCTGGAAGGACGGCTCCGAGCACGAGTTCGCGGCCGCGCGCGGCGCCGTCGTGGCGTCGAACCGCATGGGTCCGACCGGGGAGGCACCGTGGTCCCTCTCGCCGGCGTCGCTCGCGTCGATCCCGAGCGGCACGAGGTTGGTGCTGCCCTCGCCCAACGGCTCGGCGCTCTGCGTCGGCGCGGTCGAGGCCGGTGCGCGGGCCGTGTTCGCCGGCTGCCTCCGCAACGCGTCCGCGGTGGCACGGGCGGCGTCGGACGCGGCCGGTCCTTGCGGCACGATCGCGGTGATCGCGGCCGGGGAGCGGTGGAACGGGGCCACCGGCCCGCTCCGTCCGGCGCTCGAGGACCAGCTCGGGGCGGGGGCGATCCTCGCGGCCGTCGACGACGCGGCGTCGCTCAGCCCCGAGGCGTGCGCCGCCCGTGCAGCCTTCCTCGACGCCCGTCCCCACCTGGCCGAGGTGGTGGCGTCCTGCAGCTCCGGCATCGAGCTCGCCGAGCGGGGCCAGAGCGTCGACCTCGACTGGGCCGCCGACCACGACGCCTCGGCCTGCGCCCCTGTCCTCGACGGCGAGCGCTTGGTCGACGCCCGCTGA